In Gouania willdenowi chromosome 24, fGouWil2.1, whole genome shotgun sequence, a single window of DNA contains:
- the LOC114457498 gene encoding uncharacterized protein LOC114457498 isoform X6 gives MENPSPLVVGQEFVRQYYKVLNEAPASLHRFYGNKSSYVHGGLDPNGKLAEAVYEPKEIHKKVMSLQFSECCAEISHVNAHAMLGDGVMVQVLGELSNSGQPMRKFMQTFVLAPDGLVGNKFYVHHDIFRYEDEVFGDSHAELQEKSEKNVEEEPKERQPSPEPLQESPNSTTYYEPHPVTNEVEEPMEEPAPEPKPEPEPESKAEELKPEREKKVLEEIKEKAQSPVPVESPPNTQEAHETSSWTVMTNKNKAKKEKKKEKRKAGTVTPSGIPPHVVKATQPEVESQSEMEIPLHPKDLRTRNKRRLPPRGPKSDGVPSESQTGKPHLSSVNKGGRDGKPGVMNNRRFLQYPDSHQLFVGNLPHDIDESKLKEFFMTYGNVVKLSINTKILDETLPNFGFVTFDDSNPVQRILEEKVEGPIMFQGEVRLNVQRKKTRAVREQETRGRGRDRQDMKRNDRGPEGSQGIVESGKMCERVGMGPPSQTGKPHLSSVNKGGRDGEPGVMNNRRFLQYPDSHQLFVGNLPHDIDESELKEFFMTYGNVVKLSINTKIFDETLPNFGFVTFDDSNPVQRILEEKVEGPIMFQGEVRLNVQRKKTRAVREQETRGRGRDRQDMKRNDQGPEGSQVIVESGKMCERDDKGPPSQTGKPHLSSVNKGGRDGEPGVMNNRRFLQYPDSHQLFVGNLPHDIDESKLKEFFMTYGNVVKLWINTKDVGRKLSNYGFVVFDNSDPVQRILEEKVEGPIMFQGEVRLNVQRKKTRVVREQETRGRGHDPQDMKRNDQGPGGSRGIVESGKICERDDKGPPSQTGKPHLSSVNKGGRDGEPGDVNNRRIVQYPDSHQLFVGNLPHDIDESKLKEFFMTYGNVVKLWINTKDVGRKLSNYGFVVFDNSDPVQRILEEKVEGPIMFQGEVRLNVQRKKTRAVREQETRGGGHDPQDMKRNDQGPGGSRGIVESGMMPEREGKGPPSQTGKPHLSSVNEGGRDGEPGDVNNKHIDRYHDSHQLFVKNLPHDIDESELKKFFMTYGNVVKLWINPKGIGRKSPNFGFVAFDDSDPVQRILEEKLEGPIMFRGEVSLNVEEMKTKPVNERPVAPRVGMAPKLSIGSGKGPGGQGQGRFTTQRR, from the exons ATGGAGAATCCAAGTCCCCTGGTTGTAGGACAGGAGTTTGTGAGGCAGTATTATAAAGTCCTCAACGAGGCTCCAGCTTCTTTGCACAG attTTATGGGAATAAATCCTCCTATGTTCATGGAGGACTTGATCCAAATGGAAAGCTGGCTGAAGCTGTGTATGAGCCAAAG GAAATCCACAAGAAGGTCATGTCACTGCAGTTCAGTGAATGTTGCGCAGAGATCTCGCACGTGAATGCCCATGCCATGCTGGGTGATGGAGTTATGGTGCAGGTACTTGGAGAGCTGTCCAACAGTGGCCAACCAATGAGGAAGTTCATGCAGACGTTTGTGCTTGCTCCAGAC GGTTTGGTTGGCAACAAGTTTTATGTACACCACGACATCTTCCGCTATGAGGATGAAGTGTTTGGAGACTCTCATGCTGAGCTTCAAGAAA AATCAGAGAAAAATGTGGAAGAGGAGCCAAAGGAGAGGCAGCCATCCCCTGAGCCTCTGCAAGAAAGTCCAAACAGCACCACCTATTATGAACCTCACCCTGTCAC TAATGAAGTAGAGGAGCCAATGGAAGAGCCAGCTCCAGAACCAAAACCTGAGCCTGAACCAGAATCTAAAGCAGAGGAGCTCAAGCCTGAAAGAGAAAAGAAGGTTCTGGAGGAAATTAAGGAGAAAGCACAGTCACCAGTTCCTGTGGAATCTCCACCAAATACCCAAGAGGCACACGAG ACATCCTCCTGGACTGTGATGACCAACAAAAATAAGGcaaaaaaggagaagaaaaaagaaaagaggaaagcTGGTACAGTCACCCCCTCTGGGATCCCCCCTCATGTTGTCAAAGCAACACAG CCTGAAGTTGAGTCCCAATCAGAGATGGAAATACCCCTGCACCCCAAAGACCTGCGCACTCGCAACAAAAGGCGTCTCCCTCCACGAGGCCCTAAATCTG ATGGTGTTCCTTCAGAATCACAAACAGGAAAACCCCACCTGAGCTCTgttaataaag GTGGCAGAGATGGTAAGCCTGGGGTTATGAACAACAGGCGGTTTCTTCAATACCCTGACAGTCACCAGCTGTTTGTTGGAAACCTTCCACATGACATTGATGAGAGCAAACTCAAGGAATTCTTCATGA CATATGGAAATGTGGTGAAGCTGTCGATTAACACCAAGATCTTAGATGAAACGTTGCCCAACTTTGGATTCGTGACGTTTGACGATTCTAATCCTGTTCAAAGAATCCTGGAGGAGAAGGTAGAAGGG CCCATAATGTTCCAAGGTGAGGTGCGTCTGAATGTGCAAAGGAAGAAAACAAGGGCAGTCCGTGAACAAGAGACCCGCGGCAGGGGCCGTGATCGTCAAGACATGAAGCGCAACGATCGGGGACCTGAAGGTTCACAAGGCATCGTGGAAAGCGGAAAGATGTGTGAGCGCGTTGGCATGGGACCGCCGTCACAAACAGGAAAACCCCACCTGAGCTCTgttaataaag gtggcagagatggtgagccTGGGGTTATGAACAACAGGCGGTTTCTTCAATACCCTGACAGTCACCAGCTGTTTGTTGGAAACCTTCCACATGACATTGATGAGAGCGAACTCAAGGAATTCTTCATGA CATATGGAAATGTGGTGAAGCTGTCGATTAACACCAAGATCTTTGATGAAACATTGCCCAACTTTGGATTCGTGACCTTTGACGATTCTAATCCTGTTCAAAGAATCCTGGAGGAGAAGGTAGAAGGG CCCATAATGTTCCAAGGTGAGGTGCGTCTGAATGTGCAAAGGAAGAAAACAAGGGCAGTCCGTGAACAAGAGACCCGCGGCAGGGGCCGTGATCGTCAAGACATGAAGCGCAACGATCAGGGACCTGAAGGTTCACAAGTCATCGTGGAAAGCGGAAAGATGTGTGAGCGCGATGACAAGGGACCGCCGTCACAAACAGGAAAACCCCACCTGAGCTCTgttaataaag gtggcagagatggtgagccTGGGGTTATGAACAACAGGCGGTTTCTTCAATACCCTGACAGTCACCAGCTGTTTGTTGGAAACCTTCCACATGACATTGATGAGAGCAAACTCAAGGAATTCTTCATGA CATATGGAAATGTAGTGAAGCTGTGGATTAACACCAAGGACGTTGGTAGAAAGTTGTCCAACTATGGATTTGTGGTCTTTGACAATTCTGATCCTGTTCAAAGAATCCTGGAGGAGAAAGTAGAAGGG CCCATAATGTTCCAAGGTGAGGTACGTCTGAATGTGCAAAGGAAGAAAACAAGGGTAGTCCGTGAACAAGAGACCCGCGGCAGGGGCCATGATCCTCAAGACATGAAGCGCAACGATCAGGGACCCGGAGGTTCACGAGGCATCGTGGAAAGCGGAAAGATATGTGAGCGCGATGACAAGGGACCGCCGTCACAAACAGGAAAACCTCACCTGAGCTCTgttaataaag GTGGCAGAGATGGTGAACCTGGGGATGTGAACAACAGGCGTATTGTTCAATACCCTGACAGTCACCAGCTGTTTGTTGGAAACCTTCCACATGACATTGATGAGAGCAAACTCAAGGAATTCTTCATGA CATATGGAAATGTGGTGAAGCTGTGGATTAACACCAAGGACGTTGGTAGAAAGTTGTCCAACTATGGATTTGTGGTCTTTGACAATTCTGATCCTGTTCAAAGAATCCTGGAGGAGAAAGTAGAAGGG CCCATAATGTTCCAAGGTGAGGTGCGTCTGAATGTGCAAAGGAAGAAAACAAGGGCAGTCCGTGAACAAGAGACCCGCGGCGGGGGCCATGATCCTCAAGACATGAAGCGCAATGATCAGGGACCCGGAGGTTCACGAGGCATCGTGGAAAGCGGAATGATGCCTGAGCGCGAAGGCAAGGGACCGCCGTCACAAACAGGAAAACCCCACCTGAGCTCTGTTAATGAAg gtggcagagatggtgagccTGGGGATGTGAACAACAAGCATATTGATCGATACCATGACAGTCACCAGCTGTTTGTTAAAAACCTTCCACATGACATTGATGAGAGCGAACTCAAGAAGTTCTTCATGA CATATGGAAATGTGGTGAAGCTGTGGATTAACCCCAAGGGCATTGGTAGAAAGTCGCCCAACTTTGGATTCGTGGCATTCGACGATTCTGATCCTGTTCAAAGAATCCTGGAGGAGAAGTTAGAAGGG CCCATAATGTTCCGAGGTGAGGTGAGTCTGAATGTGGAGGAGATGAAGACAAAGCCAGTGAACGAGAGACCCGTCGCCCCCCGGGTGGGCATGGCCCCTAAACTGAGCATCGGCTCTGGAAAAGGCCCCGGTGGTCAGGGACAAGGTCGCTTCACGACCCAGCGCCGCTGA